ttaatttcccgcacTTTCTTTCCCGctctcatcattttttttttttaaacacttaaccCCTGCATTCCTATCTTCCCTTCTTGCCCTGTCATGCTGCCCTGCGCTTAgctagctccaggccaactttccTGCAGCTGTGTTGTTGCCCCTCCATGGTCCTGCCCAGCTCTCCTTGTGTCTAACGCCATCTTCTGGCATCTCCTCCATGCTCCTAAGACTGGGAGACATGGCAAACTCCATCAAATGGCACATGTGAATGCTGCCACGTATATGAACCATTAATAAACGCTGTAGTAATTCACTTTAAAGCGTGCTCAGCATGTGGGAGCGATGTCGTTACCCGCAGCCTTGCCCAGTGATTCACATATAATTTAACTTGTAGGGCCATGATCATGTGAATGCTGAGATTACAGGCTAAACCACAATGCTTATATTACTTATGTACACATTCCCACCATCAACATGTAGAAGGGCAAGAACTCCATTATGAAGTCATATTCTTTGGATAAGTAAATGACTTTAGAaaaaaagggaatgtttgataTATTTATAAGGAAACTTATATTCTTCTGTGTCCTTGTCCATTCTTTATGCACCGTGTGACTCATGTGTCCAGCGGCAAATGTTGTTTTGTTGGGTGTTGATTTGATATTCGGTGCTGTCTCATGTCACAGTGGGAAGGCGAGCGATGTGAAGCAATGGCGGCACGGCCTGTTTTTACTAAATTACTAAACCAGCAAACCTTTACGGGTGTTTTCTTCTGTGGAACATATTAATAATTAATCTTGCAGTGCTATGGTCATCTGCATGGGCTGTAATGTGTgcagatacataaaaaataaaattatgcaaatGCGAAAGTGCAAAGCTTCTGTGTAGGAGGAAGAAACAGCAGAGAGAAGAGCTCCTCATCTTTCTGCTTCTCCTTCCCTGTCCAATCATAGGCAAGGGTTTATATTGATTGGATGATGCTGGTCATCAGACTGAGGGCATCTTGTGGCAGAAAAGGGTACTGCGAGGGGAAATTTCTGCATATAGCCTGGATAATGcagcaaaagccatttttttctgtactttttaattattatttgtttttatttttgagttggatttctacttttttaaggaataatatcaataaacaaaatcaattttatttctttattttgaataAGCAAAAAGGTAGCTTTGTAAAAGCCTTGTACAAACATTGACATGAGACATAGAACTATTTGTTGTCTGCAAAACATAACAAGCAGGAAAGATATGAAAAATCAGATCAGTAAGTCATATATGGCATATCAGGCTGTAATGTTGTAGAACAGCAGGAAACAAAGTAGAGATCCctatttaatttttgatttttatgcTGCTTTTGTGATGTCAGCAGCTTGCATTGTTATGTCTCTATAGCAGAAGACAGGTGGAGTCGGGGGTATCAAAAGCTGTTCATGCATACAGATCTCAGATAATATGGCTGTGCAGGGAGCAGATATGTATCATTTGTTCTAAGCTTTACTTCCATGTCAGACTCCATGTCAAGCCCAAAACTAGCCAAAGCTTCTGAATCATCTGTGGAAGGTCAGCAACAAAACAGATAAAAGTCATTTATCCATTTGGTGAAGCCACGATCACAGCCATGTGCAAACAATGGATCCCAGCTACTCCCATTCACTCTGAAATGTCCCTTATGGTTCTCGCCCAACTAGGGGAGTCTCCACTAGTCTTGTCGGTATTGTGAATGAGTATTGCCACCCCTAGAACAGTGTGTTCGGATTTCTTTCATCATTTTGTGATACTCATAGTGCTGTTcaattctatggagaggggaggatgagcaggaggcaccccgctgcatccccCCCATAAGATATGATAGTGGTCATTTCCATCAGATTGCTAAATTACATCAGTAAACCACTGTACACACGTTATATATTAATCTGAGAACCATAACTGTTCATCTCCAATGTGTGAATGTAACTTTGGGGTCATAACAAATCTAGGCATGTGTCCATTCACATGAATGGGGGATGGCATTGCCGTTTTGGAAAAGGCAGCACAGTTTTATCTAAAATAACATGGCAAAATAGGCTGCCTTTGTGCAATGTACTTATACAGGAAAATATTCACTAACTCCAGGCACCATGACCCCAAGATTTCAATTTACCCGAATAGTCCATAGGGCACACGATAAGTTCACTGCTATAGGATTACAttgatttgaattatttattacaataactgTACATTGGTGGAAATTAAATTGCACATCAAAGATTCTGAATTCTGTACACAGCCGGCACTACGTCTAAATCTGATCCCTAAACCTTCCGAGGCCTTTTATCCGAACAAAGAGAAATATGATCAAACCTGGGAAACGTGAAGAATATGACAGATGGAACGAGAAGAAAAAGCTCCAAATTATACAACAAATGAATGTTAATGGCAGTGATGAGGAGAACACAAAGTCTTCTCGCTGgaaacttgtgtcttttttttatcacGATCCTAAAATAACCGGCACTTTGTGTCATTGTGCACAACAGGAATGTTAATTAGGAGTGAAGAATCACAGGGGAAATATTGGAGAAACAATTAGCAAAAGGCAGGTGCTGCCAAACTACCCAAGTCCCAGCATGGCTGCCCTATACATGATATTTGTTCTTTACATAAGACATTTTTTCATCTGTCCATGACTACCCAGAACCCTCGTGGCCAGCCCATAGTTGTCACAGATTATCCCACTTTTAATTAAAACTTGATTGTCCTGGAAAGTGGGACAGGTTGGAGGTAGAGGTTTCCTTTTTATACCATCATCATCATAAATAGAAGTTTGTTCtcttatattaaaataaataactttgtcTATACTATACATAAGTGCTTTCATTTTCCatacatatttttcataattatttgcATGTCAGTCAactgtttttaaacaaatgaataaatacacaTGGGGATTTGTCATCCAATGTCTTAGGCTGCACAATGCTGGTTCTTGGGTAAAACATTCCTGGGGTATGTTGTAGGGAATGGACTCTGCAAGAACTATCACCAGGACTGCAGCAATGGACACTGCGGATGCTGGATGGGACTTTCAGCACTGGCAGGCCATTGTGACTTATCCATGGCCAACTCCTTTTTCAATAAAAcgtattttgggaaaaaaaagtcagcattGGTTGGTGTGGTGAAGATGATGATGTGCTCTCTGGCTCCAAATCCCATTCTAAGGTTAAGTTAATACAACACTGAAATCACGTAGAGTCAGTCTATTCAATACAGTGAGTGGGCATTTTAGTGGTTGGCATGGTGAGGAATGCAAGCCTTGGCTTTTTATTTGGCATTGATGCTCCAACATTGGGACCTCCATGCCATGATTTCTGGCTCTGTCCCTGTTCACCTAAAAGTCTTTGGTGCCTTTGTTCACCTTTTTGAGTTTTCTCCTATCTGTGCATCCCACCCATCTTTGGACAACTTTCCTGCCCCATAGTGTGGGTGCAGACCAAAAAACATAGTTCAGAGAGGATAGAAGAAGGTTTACAGACACAGGAACTCAGTCTAGAGAAAGTGGGAACCCATCATAATGTGCACAGCAgttgtacagacccaggaacccaacaTGGGGACAGTGGGAACCCATCATAATGTGCACAGCAgttgtacagacccaggaacccaacaTGGGGACAGTGGGAACCCATCATAATGTGCACAGCAGTTGTGTAGACCCAGGAACCCAACATGGGGATAGTGGGAACCCATCATAATGTGCAGTTGTGTAGACCTTAAAACTTATTATGGGGATAGTAGTAACACCTTACAATGGGTACAGCAGgcgtacagacccaggaactcaacaATGGGAATTCCTAATAATGGGCACAAGAGTCGTACAAACCCAGAGCCTCGGAGCAAGGATGTAGGTGCCAATCATAGAAGGCCCAGCAGAGTTACAGACCCGGGAACCTAGCACAGTAACAGTGGGAGTCCTTCATATTGGTCACAGCAAaagtacagacctgggaactccaTGAAGGATAGTAGGAACCCTTTATATTGGACAAATAGATGTCCAGACTCCAGAACTCGGCATACAGATCCCTCCGATCCTCAAAGGATGGAGGAGACTGGCAGGTGTTTGGGCTCTCCAACATTCACCAAGCACtgttagttttggatagactgACCCTATAAAGTGAATGATAACACAATGTTGTAGAGCAGAGTGGCACactgtagaaaatgttttctttgcatttacttttttaacattctaAACAATTGAAAACATTAGTGCCTTCATATTAATCTCcaattttcacaagtttaaaGTGCTGATTATGGCAGctataaaaggaaatgtttggcATCATCCATATGGCACGAATCCATACATTTAGTATTGTATTCAGATTACATTGGGCTGGCCCGTCATTCTTAAGTCTTTAAACACCTCTTGATATTTATTTTCACCCAGGTAAGTAACTCTCTTCATTAGGTGATGTCACAACAGAAGTTATTAACATTGTAACCCACTTCAATTACCATCAGCATTAAACTTGAGCTGTGCAGCATGCTGTGATTTTAACCTGGGATAATCAATTGCATTTTTGCATCTAATGGATTTCTAAGTGAAAAAGGCACACTGGGAAATTACACTGAACTATTCTGCAGATTGTCTTTGTATTCCATGGGCTTCCATGTTATATGCAAGATATGCAGTGCAACCGATTGTATCAAGCATATGCATCAAATTCCAAGAGCCACATAAATGAGCATCCACCTGAACCATTACTTATTGATTATGTCCAGATGTACCCAAGCAAAAATAAATCTTCTAATGTTCTGGGACACATTTTGAATTTATAGCCCCATAAGCATGAGCTTATTCATATGCAGAGTGCAGAAACCTCAAGCAACTAAATCAAATCTGGCACAATAGGAATAGGGAAACAGCCAACATATTTATCATGCATGAACCAGGGCTGCTATTTTTTATCCTTATGGAGGACTTTTTAGTAACTTACAAACTACAGATCTGCATGAATGTCAGAAAATGTCATCAAGAAAAGTTGGGTGACTTTATCAAGGCTGATATAAGGATTTAAGTCTTCTGCAAGCAGGAAGACATTTTCCTAGTCTGTGATCAGAGTTTATAATATTACTAAGCAGCAAACAGACATTAATGAACACATAACTGTGCTATCTCGTAACATACCTGGAAGAGTAACACTGGTTATAAAATGATATAGCTGATGCTAGTTTCACTTCGATTTACCAGCTAGTcggtcactgacctagaacacgTGTGCATTGGATAAAGCTGTTCCTGATCAGTGACTGGGCAAACAGTGAAATGATGGCatctccaaaaataaaacagaaaaagtttattCTAACAAGTTGGACTATCAGTTTCAGTTGCTACAGGTCACTGCCATCTGCAATCACCAATGTGCCTTGCTTGTTATTTAATGGGTGCAACTGCATTGCTCAAGTTTAAAATTCATGACCATTACCTCTTCATGAGCATATGAAACCTGCAAGGTAACTCCAGCTACAGGAAACCATTAACGATTTCCAATATATTGTCCATTTTGTCTGTCCCATTACAGTATATTCACATCATTCCCAACACATCTCTCCCAACTGTGCAAAAAGTTCCTTCAGTTCCAGAACTGTCCATTGTTGGCCAACACAGCTCTTCTATGGTGCAGCAAAAGACAACTATAAATGAAGAGTTCTGTTTAAGTTCTTTTTAAGCAGAATTCTGATTTTCATGAGCTCCTGACCTATTTTGGTGCTGAAGAATATCACTTAAGAGGCAGTGAGATTGTTATAGAGGGGTGATAGGATTTTCCAATGGCTGAATTTGATTGCAAACCTGATCCAAACCTATCAAGAGTTCCAGAGCAACACAACTTGGTCAATTCATTTTCCATGAATCTAAGGCGTTGATGCTGATCCGCAGTATGTGTGTCTCACCAGATACCTGGACATAAGAGGGCCCCTCTTCATCCAGCAAGCTTTTCATCATTTGTAATGTTACAGTTTGCTGACATTGCCCTCCAACACTCTGGAGAATACAGACATCTTCTGTAATAAGTTTAATATCTGTCAGGAATTTCAATGGTTACATCTCTCCGGGGTTTTCTAATGAACTCGGCACACAAAGACTCAGCTACACATGAGGCACTTTGAATTGGTGATTCTGCGTGATAAATAATTCAATCTTTCCATAGTCTTATGAGAGCTTCCAAAAATCAACTTACAATGGCACGATGAGAATATTAAATCTTTGATTCAGGTTCATGATAACAAAGACACAGAGTTATATCCATGCAGATTTGGAAAAGGCACCAGGGAAGGACGGAGGGGCAGGGAAATGAATGATGACTTTCTTTGAAAGGGACAGAAAGATTCTTTAGTATTGTTTTGTCATTGGATAGTGGAACTGATCCAGAATAGAATGAAGATGTAATGTTAATACGTGGCTGATGACATAGGTAGGTTCAATGCAATGAAATCTAAACtgcaatgcaaaacaatgcaacCAAATTCCacaataaaatctgcaaaattactttttcttcctctttctgttCATAAGAAGTTAGGATTTGGTAAGAAGTTCTAAGGCTGCTTCTGCAAAGTTCAATTAGAAGCACACTCCAGTAGTTCATACTTTATTCTGGACTTCTTAGGATACTTTTAATGCAATGCCAGACTGCAAAGGAATCCAGAACTAGCCAATCACTGCACAGATTCATTAGCaggtgtacttttatttttatacttttcaccATTCTTAGAGGcacaaaattataacaaaaaaataaacattcttcttatatactaaaaataaaataaataaatcaaatgttttaaataaataagtaactGTGAGGTCACATCTGATGTGCAGTCACAGAACCTGAGATGTAAGACTGGGCTATGCTGCTGCAGGAGTACCACAAGTCCCAGCAACATACAGCCATGTTTCAAGTCGTAGTATTATATTAAAGCCACTTATCTCATTAGATTGTTCACTGGgctgcataaaaacataaaaacaacactCATTCATCCTCTCTCAACTTGCAGCTCTGCAGCACTTGTGGGGGTATTTATTCTCTTGCAGGCAAGAgctgctgggagttgtagttctacATCATCTGAGCAATAGCCAGTTGCtcaagattaaataaaaaaaaagactggatcACACTTGATAATTCTTTGTATTAACAATATGGCATGGTCAGCAAAGAAAGGAAACGTGCTAGCAGCAcagaaaatattgatatttcatTGTTAACTAAGTGgggttatttactaaaataaaaggaattattTATAAGCAAAGGGATCACATTGGTGAATTCACTTTTCCTAAAACATCCAacccaaatatttttggaatccCAATTTTTGTTCCTACTGGAAATATTATAAAATGGCAAGCCTATGCAAACCCATACCCACCTTAAGGTGGCCAGAAAATGTGACTGTTATTGGTGGCTGTGGTTTTATGCATTTTACATCATTAAATGTTATTCCCCCTGACTAGAGTGGTAAGCAATACAAGAACTGTGAGATAGCCAGAAGAATTTGCAGAATCCTTCCACTGTGCTGAGCCATGCTTCACAGTTCTTGCTGTGCCCCTGCCCTGAATGGTTAAATGGACTGAATTTTATGAATGACACAATGAACACATAAACAACGGCACGTGTCGGGGAAGGGAAGGAGACTCTAACCACACTTTCCAAAATTCATGCCGTAGCAGCATATGATCTCCTTGAAGGTCTTACGCATTTCCAGGCTGCGAAAGGCGTAGATGAGGGGGTCGATGACAGAGTTGCACATAATGAGGATTAAATACGTGTTGAAGTAGGCACCGTAGCAGACGCAGTAAGAGTTGGCGGGGCAAGAGATGATAAGGATGAGGTGCAGAAAGAAAGGAGCCCAACAAACAACAAAGACCCCTAGGAGGATGGTGATAGTGATGGCGCCCTTCATGCACGTCCGCTGTTGCACCACGCCGTCGACAGGAAGAGCGGCGATCCGTTTGACGTGGAGGCGGGCAAACAGGAACATGTGCACGTACATGGTGGCCATGAGGACAAGCATGGTAAAGAACATGGTGATGAGGCACACGATGACCGTCTTGCTTTCCGAGTAGACAATAAAGACGATTCCGCAGATGATGCAGGAGATCCAGATGACCATGATCAAAGCCAACGCTTTCTTCACCGTCATGATGCTGTGATATCGTAACGCATAGAAAATTGTGATGTAGCGGTCTATAGCAATCACCAGTAGGCTGCAGATGGAAGCCACCAGGGAAATGCAAATCAAAGAGTCAAAAACATCATCTAGCTGTTGGAGGAGCTTGTCCCCAATGTCCAAGTATTTGTTCTGAACGGCAATGACGATGGTTTCCAAAGCGTTGGACACGCTGACCAGCATGTCCGCCACGGCCAAGCTGCAGAGGAAAAAGTACATGGGCGAGTGGAGGTTCTTGTTCTTCAGAATGGCCAGGATCACCAGAATGTTCTCCAACAAGCTGACAATCCCCAGAGTTAGGAACACCTCGGTCTTGATGAAAACCTGTTCACAAAATTCAATACTGCTGAGGTTGTTTAACAAGAGGGTCTCGTTAAAGTCCAAGGTGCCATTGAACTGGACGGAATGAATGAACAAAAGGTCGTTGGATG
This Pyxicephalus adspersus chromosome 6, UCB_Pads_2.0, whole genome shotgun sequence DNA region includes the following protein-coding sequences:
- the MC3R gene encoding melanocortin receptor 3, which codes for MNASNDLLFIHSVQFNGTLDFNETLLLNNLSSIEFCEQVFIKTEVFLTLGIVSLLENILVILAILKNKNLHSPMYFFLCSLAVADMLVSVSNALETIVIAVQNKYLDIGDKLLQQLDDVFDSLICISLVASICSLLVIAIDRYITIFYALRYHSIMTVKKALALIMVIWISCIICGIVFIVYSESKTVIVCLITMFFTMLVLMATMYVHMFLFARLHVKRIAALPVDGVVQQRTCMKGAITITILLGVFVVCWAPFFLHLILIISCPANSYCVCYGAYFNTYLILIMCNSVIDPLIYAFRSLEMRKTFKEIICCYGMNFGKCG